The Desulfobaccales bacterium genome includes a region encoding these proteins:
- a CDS encoding ribonuclease HII, with protein sequence MAGAGGAMDDPEAFWRSKGLSRICGVDEAGRGPLAGPVVAAAVILPPGAQFPGLTDSKLLTPAQRQEFSQEIRRRALAFAVAELSPRQIERWGILAASLKAMARAVAALSLTPELILVDGREPLPLALPQQPVVDGDARCLSIAAASVLAKVHRDHLMEACHRQYPQYNFARHKGYATAEHLEALRRWGPCPLHRRTFRGVREWFEGLPPEEAGP encoded by the coding sequence ATGGCAGGGGCAGGCGGGGCGATGGACGACCCGGAGGCCTTCTGGCGGAGCAAGGGCCTCAGCCGCATCTGCGGCGTGGATGAGGCAGGCCGGGGGCCTCTGGCCGGCCCGGTGGTGGCCGCGGCAGTGATCCTGCCGCCGGGGGCGCAGTTTCCGGGGCTCACCGACAGCAAGCTCCTGACCCCCGCCCAGCGCCAGGAGTTCTCCCAGGAGATCCGTCGCCGCGCCCTGGCCTTCGCGGTGGCGGAGCTCAGCCCCCGCCAGATTGAGCGCTGGGGGATCCTGGCGGCTTCCCTGAAGGCCATGGCCCGGGCGGTGGCGGCCTTGAGCCTCACTCCGGAGCTTATCCTGGTGGACGGCCGGGAGCCCCTGCCCCTGGCTTTGCCGCAGCAGCCGGTGGTGGACGGCGATGCCCGCTGTCTTTCCATCGCCGCCGCTTCGGTCCTGGCCAAGGTGCACCGGGACCACCTCATGGAGGCCTGCCACCGCCAGTATCCGCAATACAATTTCGCCCGCCACAAAGGCTATGCCACCGCCGAACACCTGGAGGCCCTCCGGCGCTGGGGTCCTTGCCCGTTGCACCGGCGCACCTTCCGGGGGGTGCGGGAATGGTTTGAGGGTCTGCCCCCGGAGGAGGCCGGCCCATGA
- the rplS gene encoding 50S ribosomal protein L19, with translation MDSLVQLSREQMRADLPDFRPGDTVEVHVRIVEGDKERVQVFKGVVIRKRGALTGATFTVRKVSYGVGVERIFPLHSPNIERIVVVSRGRVRRSRLYYLRQRSGKAARLKEKRTATV, from the coding sequence ATGGACAGTTTGGTGCAGTTATCCCGGGAGCAGATGCGGGCGGATCTGCCCGACTTTCGGCCCGGTGATACCGTGGAAGTGCATGTGCGCATCGTGGAAGGCGACAAGGAGCGGGTGCAGGTCTTCAAGGGCGTGGTCATCCGCAAGCGGGGGGCCCTCACCGGGGCCACCTTCACGGTGCGGAAGGTCTCCTACGGCGTGGGGGTGGAGCGCATCTTTCCCTTGCACTCCCCCAATATCGAGCGCATTGTGGTGGTGAGCCGGGGCCGGGTGCGGCGCAGCCGGCTGTACTACCTGCGCCAGCGCTCCGGCAAGGCCGCCCGCCTGAAGGAAAAGCGGACCGCCACGGTCTGA
- the trmD gene encoding tRNA (guanosine(37)-N1)-methyltransferase TrmD has product MQIDILTLFPEFFASPLKQSILKRAQEQGAVTFRVIDLRDFTTDRHRTADDRPYGGGPGMVMKIEPLVAAIRAVRAADEGVWVILLSPAGGLLTQKKVQELAARPHLLLVCGHYEGVDDRLAHYVDEELSIGDYVLTGGEPAALVVTDAVVRLLPGVLGCEGSAAEESFQTGLLDHPHYTRPRVFEGHAVPEILLSGDHAAVARWRRQEALRRTLRRRPELLSRAALSPADREFLAQLTEISEQQDG; this is encoded by the coding sequence ATGCAGATTGATATCCTCACCCTGTTCCCGGAGTTTTTCGCCAGCCCGCTGAAACAAAGCATCCTGAAGCGGGCCCAGGAACAGGGGGCGGTGACCTTCCGGGTCATTGATCTCCGGGACTTCACCACCGACCGCCACCGCACCGCGGATGACCGGCCGTACGGGGGCGGGCCGGGCATGGTGATGAAAATCGAGCCTTTGGTGGCGGCCATCCGGGCGGTGAGGGCGGCGGATGAAGGCGTCTGGGTCATTTTGCTTTCGCCCGCAGGCGGGCTGTTGACCCAGAAAAAGGTGCAGGAACTGGCGGCCCGGCCTCATCTCCTCCTCGTCTGCGGGCATTATGAAGGGGTGGATGACCGCCTGGCGCATTATGTGGATGAGGAGCTCTCCATCGGCGATTACGTGCTCACCGGCGGGGAGCCCGCCGCCTTGGTGGTGACCGACGCGGTGGTGCGGCTTTTGCCTGGCGTGTTGGGCTGCGAGGGCTCGGCGGCCGAGGAATCCTTTCAGACGGGGCTGCTGGATCATCCGCACTACACCCGCCCTCGGGTTTTCGAGGGACACGCGGTGCCGGAGATTCTCCTCTCCGGAGACCACGCCGCGGTGGCCCGCTGGCGGCGGCAGGAGGCCCTCAGGCGCACCCTCAGGCGGCGGCCGGAGCTCCTCAGCCGGGCCGCTTTGAGCCCCGCGGACCGGGAATTTTTGGCACAGTTGACGGAAATCTCTGAACAGCAGGACGGATAA
- the rimM gene encoding ribosome maturation factor RimM (Essential for efficient processing of 16S rRNA), protein MSSEPPRRVRLGTVVGAHGIRGTLKVGTLEPQPEVFEAVGEVMIGPSRHRVLKAREGRRVVLLDVEGIRTREEAEALRGQEVTADPERFPPLPPGEYYHFQLLGLTVELAETGEVLGELTDILVTPAHDVYVVRRGSREILLPALEEVVLEVDTAQGRMKVQPPPGLLDIYAD, encoded by the coding sequence TTGAGTAGCGAGCCTCCCCGGCGGGTGCGGTTGGGCACGGTGGTGGGGGCCCACGGCATCCGGGGCACCCTCAAGGTGGGCACCCTGGAGCCCCAGCCCGAGGTCTTTGAGGCCGTGGGCGAGGTGATGATCGGCCCAAGCCGCCACCGGGTGCTGAAGGCACGGGAGGGCCGGCGCGTGGTGCTGCTGGACGTGGAGGGCATCCGCACCCGGGAGGAGGCCGAGGCCCTCCGGGGCCAGGAGGTGACGGCCGACCCGGAGCGCTTTCCTCCTCTGCCCCCCGGGGAGTATTACCATTTCCAGCTCCTGGGGCTCACCGTGGAGCTGGCGGAGACCGGCGAGGTGCTGGGGGAGCTCACGGACATCCTGGTCACCCCGGCCCATGACGTCTATGTGGTGCGCCGGGGCTCCCGGGAGATTCTCCTGCCGGCCCTGGAGGAGGTGGTCCTGGAGGTGGACACGGCCCAGGGCCGCATGAAGGTGCAGCCGCCGCCGGGGTTGCTGGATATCTATGCAGATTGA
- a CDS encoding KH domain-containing protein, whose protein sequence is MKDLIKFIAEALVDHPDQVSVKEIEGEQTSVIELKVAKEDLGKVIGKQGRTARAMRTILNAASTKMRKRAVLEIIE, encoded by the coding sequence ATGAAGGACCTCATCAAGTTCATTGCGGAAGCTCTGGTGGACCACCCGGATCAGGTGTCGGTGAAGGAGATTGAAGGGGAGCAGACGTCGGTCATCGAGCTCAAGGTCGCCAAGGAGGATCTGGGCAAGGTCATCGGCAAGCAGGGGCGCACGGCCCGGGCCATGCGCACCATCCTCAACGCCGCCTCCACCAAGATGCGCAAGCGCGCCGTTTTGGAGATCATTGAGTAG
- the rpsP gene encoding 30S ribosomal protein S16 — MALRIRLARYGAKKRPFYRIVVANSESPRDGRFLEIVGTYDPRQEPAAISIKEDRLALWQSRGATPTDTVASLLKQWRSRSVS; from the coding sequence ATGGCGTTACGGATTCGGTTGGCCCGCTATGGGGCCAAGAAGCGGCCTTTTTATCGCATTGTGGTGGCGAACAGTGAGTCTCCCCGGGACGGGAGGTTTCTGGAGATTGTGGGCACGTATGATCCCCGGCAGGAGCCCGCGGCCATCTCCATCAAGGAGGACCGGCTGGCGTTGTGGCAGAGCCGGGGGGCCACGCCCACGGACACGGTGGCCAGTCTCTTAAAGCAGTGGCGCAGCCGCAGCGTGTCCTGA
- the ffh gene encoding signal recognition particle protein has protein sequence MFERLSDKLAQVFKKLKGRGKLSEADVTQALREVRLSLLEADVNYKVAKNFIDQVRERAVGEEVMASLTPAQTVIKIVHEELTRLLGGESPKLDLSGRPPVALMLVGLQGSGKTTTAAKLAKRLKAQGRQPYLVPADVQRPAAIEQLTKLGEQIGVAVHPTRSTDNPVAISEAAMEAAHAVGYDTVILDTAGRLHIDGPLMAELQAIRERVRPREILLVADAMTGQDAVTVAQSFHDLLNLTGVILTKVEGDARGGAALSMRAVIGRPIKFLGVGEKLDALEPFHPDRLAGRILGMGDVLSLIEKAQETFDSEQVKALERKLREESFTLTDFREQIRQMMKMGSLEQLLDMIPGLNKIKALKGAKPDVRELKRVEAIINSMTPAERDNYQIINGSRRRRIAKGSGTTVEEVNRLLKNFALTQKMMKQMGRAAKKGKMPLPGGLL, from the coding sequence ATGTTTGAGCGCTTATCCGATAAACTGGCCCAGGTCTTCAAGAAGCTCAAAGGGCGGGGCAAGCTCTCCGAGGCCGATGTCACCCAGGCCCTGAGGGAAGTGCGCCTCTCGCTCTTGGAGGCCGACGTCAACTACAAGGTGGCCAAGAATTTCATCGACCAGGTGCGGGAGCGGGCCGTGGGCGAGGAGGTCATGGCCAGCCTCACCCCCGCCCAGACGGTCATCAAGATCGTCCACGAGGAGCTCACCCGGCTCCTGGGCGGCGAATCCCCCAAGCTGGACCTCTCCGGCCGGCCCCCCGTGGCCCTGATGCTGGTAGGCCTCCAGGGCTCCGGCAAGACCACCACCGCCGCCAAGTTGGCCAAACGCCTCAAGGCCCAAGGCCGCCAGCCGTATCTCGTCCCCGCGGACGTCCAGCGGCCCGCGGCCATCGAGCAGCTCACCAAACTCGGGGAGCAGATCGGCGTGGCGGTGCACCCCACCCGCTCCACGGACAACCCCGTGGCCATCTCGGAGGCGGCCATGGAGGCGGCCCACGCCGTGGGCTACGACACCGTCATCCTGGACACCGCCGGCCGCCTGCACATCGACGGCCCCCTGATGGCGGAGCTGCAGGCCATCCGGGAGCGGGTGCGACCCCGGGAGATCCTCTTGGTGGCCGACGCCATGACCGGCCAGGACGCGGTCACCGTGGCCCAAAGCTTCCATGACCTCCTCAACCTCACGGGAGTCATCCTCACCAAGGTGGAGGGCGACGCCCGGGGGGGCGCGGCCCTGTCCATGCGGGCCGTCATCGGCCGGCCCATCAAGTTTCTGGGCGTGGGCGAAAAACTGGACGCCCTGGAGCCCTTCCACCCCGACCGCCTGGCCGGCCGCATCCTGGGCATGGGGGATGTCCTAAGCCTCATCGAAAAGGCCCAGGAGACCTTCGACAGCGAACAGGTCAAGGCCCTGGAGCGCAAACTCAGGGAAGAGAGCTTCACCCTGACGGATTTCCGGGAACAGATCCGCCAGATGATGAAGATGGGCTCCCTGGAACAGCTCCTGGACATGATCCCGGGACTGAACAAAATCAAGGCCCTCAAAGGCGCCAAACCCGACGTGCGGGAACTCAAACGGGTGGAGGCCATCATTAACTCCATGACCCCCGCCGAACGGGACAACTACCAGATCATCAACGGCTCCCGGAGGCGGCGCATCGCCAAAGGGAGCGGCACCACCGTGGAAGAGGTCAACCGCCTGCTGAAAAACTTCGCCCTCACCCAAAAAATGATGAAACAGATGGGTCGGGCGGCCAAAAAAGGCAAAATGCCTCTCCCCGGCGGTTTGTTGTAG
- a CDS encoding RtcB family protein, protein MGTIYEDISDAYKGVAIVVNVTRGAGISKKVAKLKPLGMIKLG, encoded by the coding sequence TTGGGGACCATTTACGAGGACATCTCCGACGCCTATAAGGGCGTTGCGATCGTGGTGAACGTCACCCGCGGCGCCGGCATTTCCAAAAAGGTGGCCAAGCTGAAGCCGTTGGGGATGATCAAACTTGGGTAA